A stretch of Desulfobacter hydrogenophilus DNA encodes these proteins:
- a CDS encoding GTP-binding protein, whose protein sequence is MNQTLKKENSSIRLVTVAGPPSSGKTSFILHTAAELLEQGLRIGIIKFDCLTGDDHKRYERAGLPVKKGLAGGLCPDHFFIANIEACVQWGIDQGFNLLISESAGLCNRCSPHIKGILAVCVIDHLSGVHTPRKIGPMLKNADLVVLTKGDIVSQAEREVFSFRVRQANAKAAVLPVNGLTGQGSLLVAGHFKTAPAITSLNGMRLRFTMPAALCSYCLGETRIGPDSQIGNVKTMDFT, encoded by the coding sequence ATGAACCAGACATTGAAAAAAGAAAATTCGTCCATCAGACTGGTGACGGTGGCAGGACCGCCTTCAAGCGGAAAGACCTCTTTCATCCTGCATACGGCAGCAGAACTTTTGGAACAAGGGCTTCGTATTGGCATCATCAAATTTGACTGCCTCACCGGAGACGACCACAAAAGATATGAGCGTGCCGGCTTGCCTGTGAAAAAAGGGCTGGCCGGGGGGCTGTGCCCGGATCATTTTTTTATTGCCAATATTGAAGCCTGCGTGCAATGGGGTATAGATCAAGGCTTTAACCTGTTGATCAGTGAAAGCGCAGGACTTTGTAACCGGTGTTCTCCCCATATTAAAGGTATCCTGGCCGTATGTGTCATTGATCATTTAAGCGGGGTCCATACACCCAGGAAAATCGGCCCCATGTTAAAAAATGCCGATCTTGTGGTACTGACCAAGGGGGATATTGTGTCCCAGGCTGAACGGGAAGTCTTTTCCTTTCGTGTTCGCCAGGCCAATGCAAAGGCTGCGGTACTGCCGGTCAATGGATTGACGGGCCAGGGTTCTCTTCTGGTTGCCGGACATTTTAAAACAGCACCTGCCATTACGTCGTTAAACGGCATGCGCCTTCGTTTTACCATGCCGGCGGCCTTGTGTTCCTATTGTCTAGGGGAGACCCGGATCGGGCCTGACAGTCAGATCGGCAATGTCAAAACCATGGATTTTACGTGA
- a CDS encoding ABC transporter substrate-binding protein gives MPTNIHADLKIYEIIQRFPQTRSVFVANGLGALVSDDAMRVLAPFLTLGTALKSRFINIEAFIKMLEGSITQDPVIDTPGLTSMAAQKDLSFLGLMPCGLKMPFSRAFSQFLNELQAKEGIDIQSAVEGNVNQELSYYSYVDTIEAKEELPDIIVSADFNVFIGRRFYNHFVVPGHFTGYGKLPAGPNFSDAQILDPKNEYTILCVNPLVVIANLDKLGNRALPRTWEDMLAPKWKKSLIIRGGDGFYCHAVLLPTFKAFGNKGLEALARNVLEGLHPAQMVNRIDNNGPGALYVMPAFFADRIRHQDRIKVIWPDDGALASPVILQVKPEKKEELKPVLDYLVGRQLAQILASAGFPVPHADVAADVQTKPLQWLGWDFLRQNDLPALNIEIDKIFMPLAP, from the coding sequence ATGCCAACAAACATTCATGCAGACTTAAAAATATATGAAATAATCCAGCGATTTCCCCAGACCCGGTCGGTTTTTGTGGCAAATGGCCTGGGCGCCCTGGTCAGTGACGATGCCATGCGGGTGCTGGCACCTTTTTTAACCCTGGGCACAGCGTTAAAAAGTCGATTCATCAACATTGAGGCATTCATTAAGATGCTTGAGGGTTCCATCACCCAGGATCCTGTAATTGACACCCCCGGACTGACATCCATGGCGGCTCAAAAAGACTTGAGCTTTCTGGGGCTTATGCCCTGTGGTTTAAAAATGCCGTTTAGCCGGGCTTTTTCCCAATTTTTAAACGAACTTCAAGCCAAAGAGGGGATTGACATTCAATCGGCGGTTGAGGGGAATGTAAACCAGGAATTATCTTATTATTCCTACGTTGACACCATTGAGGCCAAGGAGGAACTCCCTGATATTATTGTATCAGCTGATTTTAATGTTTTTATAGGTCGGCGGTTTTACAACCATTTTGTGGTCCCGGGGCATTTTACAGGATATGGAAAGCTGCCGGCCGGCCCGAATTTTTCAGATGCGCAAATTTTAGATCCCAAAAACGAATATACCATTTTGTGCGTAAATCCTTTGGTGGTGATTGCCAACCTTGATAAGTTGGGAAATAGAGCGCTGCCGCGCACCTGGGAAGATATGCTTGCACCGAAGTGGAAGAAAAGCCTGATCATCAGAGGGGGAGACGGATTTTATTGCCACGCGGTTCTGCTGCCCACGTTTAAGGCGTTTGGCAACAAGGGATTAGAGGCCTTGGCCCGCAATGTGCTTGAAGGGCTTCACCCGGCACAGATGGTCAACCGGATAGACAATAATGGCCCGGGTGCACTGTATGTCATGCCGGCTTTTTTTGCGGACCGCATCCGACACCAGGACCGCATTAAGGTAATATGGCCGGATGACGGCGCCCTCGCAAGCCCGGTCATCCTCCAAGTCAAACCTGAAAAGAAAGAAGAGCTCAAACCGGTTCTTGATTATCTTGTGGGCCGTCAGCTCGCACAGATCCTTGCAAGTGCCGGATTTCCCGTGCCCCATGCAGATGTGGCCGCTGATGTCCAGACAAAACCACTGCAATGGCTGGGGTGGGACTTTTTAAGGCAAAACGATCTTCCTGCCTTAAATATTGAAATTGATAAAATTTTCATGCCCCTGGCGCCTTGA
- a CDS encoding ATP-binding cassette domain-containing protein — MGIVNKKNGVDTDLLNFGLDTLMEKYPYLKDFFSALEIDPCPDQKTLAMRIESLSPDHLSQFGLDHESLSAQVLEFIAKMEQCRCKSHGRLDHLVIGAGFDKNGHPEAMGITLFPGEVVSVVGPTGSGKSQLLSDIECLAQGDTPSGRNVLPDGKPLEAQSRFSGEFRLVAQLSQNMNFVMDLTVEAFLQMHAESRLIDNIPEKTKQIYQSAVMLAGEPFALDTAITSLSGGQSRALMIADVAYLSASPVVLIDEIENAGIDRVKAISLLLNKEKIVLISTHDPLLALSCDRRIVIRNGGIVDVVKTLEAEKKSAAYLADLDKKMGLLRERVRKGKHLVFDQNFFFKHL, encoded by the coding sequence ATGGGAATAGTAAACAAAAAAAATGGCGTAGACACAGACCTGTTGAATTTTGGACTTGATACGCTGATGGAAAAATATCCTTATCTAAAAGATTTTTTCAGCGCTCTGGAGATTGATCCTTGCCCGGATCAAAAGACACTGGCCATGCGCATTGAAAGCCTGTCCCCGGACCATTTGTCCCAATTCGGTCTGGATCATGAATCCCTGTCCGCCCAGGTTCTGGAATTTATTGCAAAGATGGAACAGTGCCGGTGCAAAAGTCATGGCAGGCTGGATCACCTGGTCATTGGGGCCGGATTTGATAAAAACGGGCATCCGGAAGCCATGGGGATCACCCTTTTCCCCGGTGAGGTGGTCAGTGTGGTGGGGCCCACCGGTTCGGGCAAAAGCCAGCTTCTCTCGGATATTGAGTGTCTGGCCCAAGGGGATACCCCTTCGGGTCGAAACGTGTTGCCGGACGGCAAACCGCTGGAGGCACAGTCTCGTTTTTCCGGCGAGTTCAGGCTGGTGGCCCAGCTTTCCCAGAACATGAATTTTGTCATGGATTTGACCGTGGAGGCATTTTTACAAATGCATGCCGAAAGCCGCCTGATTGACAATATTCCAGAAAAAACCAAGCAGATCTACCAGTCAGCCGTAATGCTTGCAGGTGAACCGTTTGCCCTGGACACAGCCATTACGTCTCTTTCCGGCGGTCAGTCCCGGGCTCTGATGATCGCCGACGTGGCCTATCTGAGTGCCTCCCCCGTTGTATTAATCGATGAGATTGAAAATGCAGGCATCGACCGTGTTAAAGCCATTTCCCTGCTGCTTAACAAAGAGAAAATTGTTCTGATCTCCACCCATGATCCATTGCTTGCCCTGTCCTGTGACCGACGCATTGTGATAAGAAACGGCGGTATTGTCGATGTGGTCAAAACCTTAGAGGCGGAAAAAAAAAGTGCTGCCTACCTGGCTGATTTGGATAAAAAAATGGGGCTTTTGCGAGAACGCGTTAGAAAAGGTAAACATCTAGTTTTTGACCAAAATTTTTTCTTTAAACATCTTTGA